The following coding sequences are from one Nicotiana tomentosiformis chromosome 3, ASM39032v3, whole genome shotgun sequence window:
- the LOC138908277 gene encoding uncharacterized protein: MIGKLREEVDVIRTESLRWKEGMDRFVAEKETARAQLSSSETQLQKMKEKGLVQSRKIEALEARLASVLAKAESDAEKAKADADALVAIYQADAEAAQLQAREAADAEALVSDGDDDDDGSKSGYENGGKPDKEETAHGREV; the protein is encoded by the exons atgatcgggaagcttcgtgaggaggttgaCGTGATAAGAACGGAgtccttgcggtggaaagaaggtatggaccgctttgttgcagaaaaagaaactgctcgagcccagttatcatcgtctgaaacccaacttcagaaaatgaaggaaaaaggcttgGTTCAATCAAGAAAAATTGAGGctcttgaggctcggttggcctctgtacttgccaaggccgaatccgatgccgaaaaggcaaaggccgatgcggatgcgctcgtggccatctatcaggccgatgctgaagctgcccaactccaagcaagagaggcag ccgatgctgaagctctggtttctgatggcgatgatgatgacgatgggagcaagagcggataCGAAAATGGGGGGaaacctgataaagaagagaccgctcaTGGTCGAGAAGTTTAG
- the LOC104099180 gene encoding uncharacterized protein, translating into MATLIAYRLSEKKSIVQSAILTIELLLLSTGLISTFFMLKKAINPRYLFDMFLFNLKEVFTCLKSFLSSPLYICLFINSVVILILTFSKFHRSTTDFVNIFLDEKDAQDLQVQDHESESPQPQHHEKEDKPKRTNSAIAMDTVMSFFSRYNNSHPVLEDIQDEMPCSVKDIEIDCVQKMSFPDISHLTEAREIISPRLTNPVPQTTTRTNYTTYTNVQEKVNQENIEELEDDSLEATWNAITGGGNKKKKDHILKKSETWSVEPEPVVVSAQSIGSKDLLPSVASTWKDLRKSLTFNDALSVFRRGGLRGDFNSVSAEESNKRFDDFIKKINRERMLQRQESDQRAAFNNMLNRAR; encoded by the coding sequence ATGGCAACGTTGATAGCATATAGATTATCAGAGAAGAAAAGCATAGTACAATCTGCGATATTAACCATAGAGCTTCTTCTCTTATCAACAGGACTGATCTCTACTTTCTTTATGCTGAAAAAAGCTATAAATCCGCGCTACTTATTTGACATGTTTCTCTTTAACCTGAAGGAAGTTTTTACTTGTTTGAAGAGCTTTTTGTCATCTCCTCTTTATATCTGCCTCTTTATCAATTCAGTTGTCATTCTTATCTTGACTTTCTCCAAATTTCACCGCTCTACAACAGACTTTGTTAATATTTTTCTAGATGAAAAAGATGCCCAAGATCTGCAGGTTCAGGATCATGAGTCAGAGTCACCACAACCACAACATCATGAAAAAGAAGACAAGCCGAAAAGAACTAATTCTGCTATTGCGATGGACACTGTTATGTCTTTTTTCAGCCGTTATAATAATTCACATCCTGTCTTAGAAGATATTCAAGATGAGATGCCTTGCAGTGTGAAAGACATTGAAATTGATTGCGTACAAAAAATGTCCTTTCCAGACATTTCTCATTTGACTGAAGCCCGTGAAATCATTAGTCCACGCTTAACAAATCCAGTACCTCAGACAACTACAAGAACCAACTATACAACCTACACAAATGTCCAAGAAAAGGTCAATCAAGAAAATATTGAAGAATTAGAGGATGACTCATTGGAGGCGACATGGAACGCGATAACCGGAGGAGGAAACAAGAAAAAGAAGGATCATATACTGAAGAAGAGTGAAACATGGTCAGTGGAGCCAGAGCCAGTGGTTGTATCAGCACAGAGCATTGGATCCAAAGACTTGTTGCCATCAGTGGCTTCAACATGGAAAGACTTGAGAAAATCATTGACTTTTAACGATGCTTTATCGGTGTTTAGACGAGGGGGTTTGAGAGGGGACTTTAATTCAGTAAGTGCAGAGGAATCCAACAAAAGATTTGATGATTTCATTAAGAAAATCAACCGTGAGAGAATGTTGCAGAGGCAAGAATCAGATCAGCGTGCCGCCTTTAATAATATGCTAAACCGGGCTCGTTAA